One Coffea arabica cultivar ET-39 chromosome 5e, Coffea Arabica ET-39 HiFi, whole genome shotgun sequence DNA segment encodes these proteins:
- the LOC140007093 gene encoding F-box protein At5g07610-like, producing the protein MSAEIVGGNEDLLIIILSKLPASQLLQFKVSQDNGMLSSRVPDLLFCTSIPVPSLVSFSPQQQEVSSFLSMIPSSEGMRRDLLYDILNEHYWNLAFDPLESSSYKIIDFSRPKFESSCYRYSIEIYSSETGLWKLVNNDILSGDDLKLSINFYRGVLLNGIIYWPSFGRRTTLCFDVAKESIKSIPMPPNGIWPYCNSFFVESGGHLYHVVHQESQCFVHEMEDSCSGWLLKYSVDMDAVLGACPSMVRERAGSDKCPYLVLSFIPRVDQKDELVFYIAGCAMYYDINQVSCRKICDLNDSCFDCYITRRYIGIDVHKHIEGLITLPGCRV; encoded by the exons ATGTCTGCTGAGATTGTGGGAGGCAATGAAGATCTTTTGATAATCATACTGTCAAAATTGCCAGCAAGTCAACTGTTACAATTCAAAGTTTCACAAGACAATGGCATGCTCTCATCTCGAGTTCCAGACTTGCTCTTCTGCACTTCAATCCCAGTGCCATCTCTGGTTTCCTTTTCACCACAACAGCAGGAGGTCAGCTCATTCCTCTCCATG ATCCCGAGTTCTGAAGGCATGAGGAGAGACTTACTTTATGATATTTTAAATGAGCATTATTGGAATTTGGCTTTTGATCCTCTTGAATCATCCTCCTATAAGATCATTGACTTTTCTAGGCCTAAATTTGAGTCTAGTTGCTATCGTTACAGTATTGAAATCTATTCATCAGAGACAGGACTGTGGAAGTTAGTCAACAATGATATACTTTCAGGGGATGATTTGAAATTGTCCATTAACTTTTACAGAGGGGTACTCCTGAATGGGATAATTTATTGGCCTTCTTTTGGTCGTCGAACTACCTTGTGCTTTGATGTAGCTAAAGAATCAATAAAGTCTATACCCATGCCTCCAAATGGAATTTGGCCGTACTGCAATTCATTTTTTGTGGAGTCTGGCGGTCATTTATATCATGTTGTGCATCAAGAGTCACAATGTTTTGTCCATGAGATGGAGGATAGTTGTTCGGGGTGGCTTCTCAAATATTCTGTTGATATGGATGCAGTTTTGGGTGCATGTCCCTCAATGGTTAGGGAGAGGGCTGGTTCTGATAAATGCCCATATCTTGTGTTGTCCTTCATCCCTAGAGTGGATCAAAAAGATGAATTGGTGTTCTACATTGCTGGTTGTGCTATGTATTATGACATCAACCAAGTGAGTTGCAGGAAAATTTGTGATCTGAATGACAGTTGCTTCGATTGTTATATCACCAGAAGATATATAGGGATTGATGTTCATAAACACATTGAGGGCCTGATTACCCTTCCTGGATGTCGCGTCTAG